One window from the genome of Spiractinospora alimapuensis encodes:
- a CDS encoding SPFH domain-containing protein: MSFAQTVRGAAESIAQGGDPREVASDALRKTSEGFGIDPNDFLEVRDRAPSIATRIEEQTASLANADEAINHSKRERSRHGPVQVVAPVVIPRSRTAAAVLPVLLLAGAGVVGLLATGVVYGVVANPFFGIHYWILVLLTFGFLWWRQGLVRVPEGCAALITKFGRLEHVAPPGRITLYDPRKKVGYIVNTSREFPYNAPIREAPTKGGVKASVDLFVQFRIEDPEQFIFVLGGVQGLREKLDNAISETTRSLIYEQEASNIYDLVGESTRGLLDQLNRQFLPAVRLTNANITHAEPSSQEYRMDLAATEMVRVAKEAYTYEYELNLLKEQNEGVLNRELASLNETLSSIQADIAQYQAQMDTALERETNRARAVARQRFVEAESTAHANAALLEAQALDIRAVAAAEAPEILNYRYQQDLLDKLESVAASLPQVIQVGGHSAAVNFLETAQQIIGISEGELFSQQDMSAIRMRLAEIQERINSRESEIEDLLNTEQESTVDTPDLEELEEVPGADMVEELRQSVSTESVEERIAEQRTSETQRSVAPSEPSAAHTPPETPAPSAEPGAPPSGQPYGGPPPATGVFPPDQPWGTYEGGQR, translated from the coding sequence ATGTCGTTCGCGCAGACAGTGCGCGGGGCCGCCGAATCGATCGCCCAGGGCGGGGATCCACGCGAAGTGGCCTCCGACGCGCTGCGTAAGACCTCGGAAGGGTTCGGGATCGATCCGAACGACTTCCTGGAGGTACGGGATCGCGCCCCGTCCATCGCGACCCGCATCGAGGAGCAGACGGCGTCCCTCGCCAACGCTGACGAGGCCATCAACCACAGCAAGCGTGAGCGATCCCGACACGGCCCCGTACAGGTCGTGGCCCCGGTCGTCATCCCGCGCAGCCGTACCGCCGCCGCGGTGCTCCCGGTGCTGCTTCTCGCCGGCGCCGGTGTCGTCGGCCTCCTGGCCACGGGCGTCGTCTACGGTGTGGTGGCCAACCCGTTCTTCGGCATCCACTACTGGATCCTCGTCCTGCTGACCTTCGGCTTCCTCTGGTGGCGGCAGGGGTTGGTGCGTGTGCCGGAGGGCTGCGCGGCCCTCATCACGAAGTTCGGTCGCCTGGAGCACGTGGCCCCACCAGGACGCATCACGCTGTACGACCCACGCAAGAAGGTGGGCTACATCGTCAACACCTCGCGCGAGTTCCCCTACAACGCGCCCATCCGTGAGGCTCCCACCAAGGGGGGCGTAAAGGCCTCGGTCGACCTGTTCGTCCAGTTCCGCATCGAGGACCCCGAACAGTTCATCTTCGTGCTCGGCGGCGTGCAGGGCCTGCGTGAGAAGCTGGACAACGCGATCAGCGAGACCACGCGGAGTCTGATCTACGAGCAGGAAGCCTCCAACATCTACGACCTGGTGGGGGAGAGCACACGCGGGCTCCTCGACCAGCTCAACCGGCAGTTCCTGCCGGCGGTGCGGTTGACCAACGCCAACATCACCCACGCGGAGCCCTCCAGCCAGGAGTACCGGATGGACCTCGCCGCCACGGAGATGGTGCGGGTGGCGAAGGAGGCCTACACCTACGAGTACGAGCTGAACCTGCTCAAGGAGCAGAACGAGGGCGTGCTCAACCGGGAGCTGGCCTCGCTCAACGAGACCCTCTCCTCGATCCAGGCCGACATCGCCCAGTACCAGGCCCAGATGGACACCGCCCTGGAGCGGGAGACCAACCGGGCTCGCGCCGTGGCGCGCCAGCGCTTCGTCGAGGCGGAGAGCACCGCACACGCCAACGCGGCCCTGCTGGAGGCGCAGGCCCTGGACATCCGGGCCGTCGCCGCGGCCGAGGCGCCGGAGATCCTCAACTACCGCTACCAGCAGGACCTCCTGGACAAGCTGGAGTCCGTGGCGGCGAGCCTTCCGCAGGTCATCCAGGTGGGCGGCCACAGCGCCGCCGTCAACTTCCTGGAGACCGCGCAGCAGATCATCGGCATCAGCGAAGGCGAGCTGTTCAGCCAGCAGGACATGTCGGCGATCCGGATGCGGCTCGCGGAGATCCAGGAGCGGATCAACTCCCGGGAGTCGGAGATCGAGGACCTCCTGAACACCGAGCAGGAGAGCACCGTCGACACCCCCGACCTGGAGGAGCTGGAGGAGGTGCCCGGCGCCGACATGGTCGAGGAACTCCGCCAGTCGGTGTCCACCGAGTCCGTCGAGGAGCGCATCGCCGAGCAGCGGACGTCGGAGACCCAGCGGTCGGTCGCCCCGTCCGAGCCCTCCGCCGCGCACACTCCACCCGAGACCCCCGCACCGTCGGCCGAGCCGGGCGCGCCGCCCAGCGGCCAACCCTACGGCGGGCCCCCACCCGCGACCGGGGTCTTTCCGCCCGACCAGCCGTGGGGAACGTATGAAGGGGGGCAGCGGTGA
- a CDS encoding SPFH domain-containing protein: MSSIKEALAGWGDVTRLLRSGDNGSLVPVVVPRNTRGMKWAIPIWAALFFLGSAISMFIFAAGVGDTMYGLAAVANTGLAFMLLLFALLSLLVALVWWWRSSIFEIEQGTTGVLTQFGRVVGVLPPGRHYLWNPWSEVDFVVDTSTEIPYTAPVLACPTRENVPLKSIEFFLKFRITDAVAFVRTIGASNFDIVLANAVQDAIRQRSRRVQTERAYDLRGSDVADMQELLNRQLQHYGVRIMGCNIPDVRLPDQYQQHLSTRERVSKERVAFEQEWELTRKRRIDTLLMDIERSKRTREAKIVEVNAALNKARKDVAQMLEEQETEAQRVRHEIETQGRADLVAAQNQGKAQQRLASSYRENRAVLEYELARRRLDVGAKLAEQAPQPIVVRTPENGGDTSALTTLLTAQLLPELSSGRRGARRVPADVQDQVPDNIRDLGQNAEGAIAAAAERQQQMQNAQARQAAQQSRQQQQGGGGGGRGGGGQRRR; this comes from the coding sequence GTGTCGAGCATCAAGGAGGCACTGGCGGGCTGGGGTGACGTCACCCGTCTGCTGCGCAGCGGTGACAACGGCTCGCTCGTGCCCGTCGTCGTTCCCCGCAACACCCGCGGCATGAAGTGGGCGATCCCGATCTGGGCCGCCCTTTTCTTCCTGGGCAGCGCCATCTCGATGTTCATCTTCGCCGCGGGCGTCGGGGACACGATGTACGGCCTGGCGGCTGTCGCCAACACCGGTCTCGCGTTCATGCTGCTGCTCTTCGCGTTGCTCTCGCTGCTGGTCGCCCTGGTCTGGTGGTGGCGCAGTTCCATCTTCGAGATCGAGCAGGGCACCACGGGTGTCCTGACGCAGTTCGGGCGCGTCGTCGGGGTCCTGCCCCCAGGGCGGCACTACCTGTGGAACCCCTGGTCGGAGGTCGACTTCGTCGTCGACACCTCCACCGAGATTCCCTACACCGCACCGGTTCTCGCCTGCCCCACGCGGGAGAACGTCCCGCTGAAGTCCATCGAGTTCTTCCTGAAGTTCCGGATCACCGACGCGGTGGCGTTCGTCCGCACGATCGGCGCGAGCAACTTCGACATCGTGCTCGCCAACGCGGTGCAGGACGCGATCCGCCAGCGCAGCCGCAGGGTACAGACGGAGCGGGCCTACGACCTGCGTGGCTCCGACGTCGCCGACATGCAGGAGCTGCTCAACCGTCAGCTGCAGCACTACGGTGTGCGGATCATGGGCTGCAACATCCCCGATGTCCGGCTGCCGGACCAGTACCAGCAGCACCTGTCGACCCGGGAACGCGTGTCCAAAGAGCGGGTGGCGTTCGAGCAGGAGTGGGAGCTCACGCGCAAGCGTCGCATCGACACCCTGCTGATGGACATCGAACGGTCGAAGCGGACGCGCGAGGCCAAGATCGTCGAGGTCAACGCCGCGTTGAACAAGGCTCGCAAGGACGTCGCGCAAATGCTGGAGGAGCAGGAGACCGAGGCCCAGCGGGTCCGGCACGAGATCGAGACGCAGGGGCGCGCCGACCTGGTCGCCGCGCAGAACCAGGGCAAGGCCCAGCAGCGGCTCGCCTCCTCCTACCGGGAGAACCGCGCGGTGCTGGAGTACGAGCTGGCGCGGCGGCGCCTGGACGTCGGCGCGAAGCTCGCCGAGCAGGCCCCGCAGCCCATCGTGGTGCGCACGCCGGAGAACGGCGGCGACACCTCGGCGCTGACCACTCTGCTCACCGCGCAGTTGCTGCCGGAACTGTCCTCGGGTCGCCGTGGCGCACGGCGCGTCCCCGCCGACGTCCAGGACCAGGTGCCCGACAACATCCGGGACCTGGGCCAGAACGCCGAGGGCGCGATCGCCGCGGCGGCCGAGCGTCAACAGCAGATGCAGAACGCCCAGGCGCGGCAGGCCGCTCAGCAGTCCCGCCAGCAGCAACAGGGCGGCGGGGGCGGCGGCCGTGGTGGCGGAGGACAACGCCGGCGGTAA
- a CDS encoding ribonuclease HII, giving the protein MGPVTGAIPTPTYDVERELPCSGGVPGVAGVDEVGRGAWAGPVVVGVAVTDGSPAPEGLTDCKRLAPKARVAMADQLRDWVVDHGLGRAEPTEIDTLGMTAALRLAAQRALDQLAAPPEWVLLDGKHDYLGTPWQVRTEIKADLTCVSVAAASVLAKVYRDNLMTALDPDFPQYAFASAVGYPSPQHRRALADLGPTRHHRMSWSYLDDLPQWRHLRKPRPGPQGQSALF; this is encoded by the coding sequence GTGGGACCTGTGACCGGCGCGATCCCCACCCCGACCTACGACGTCGAACGCGAGCTGCCGTGTAGCGGCGGTGTCCCCGGCGTGGCCGGAGTCGACGAGGTCGGACGCGGCGCCTGGGCCGGTCCGGTCGTCGTCGGCGTCGCGGTGACCGACGGTTCACCGGCCCCGGAGGGGCTCACCGACTGCAAGCGGCTCGCCCCCAAGGCGCGCGTCGCCATGGCCGACCAACTCCGCGACTGGGTCGTCGACCACGGACTGGGCCGCGCGGAACCGACCGAGATCGACACCTTGGGCATGACGGCCGCACTGCGCCTCGCCGCCCAACGCGCGCTCGACCAGCTCGCCGCGCCGCCCGAGTGGGTGCTCCTCGACGGCAAGCACGACTACCTCGGTACACCCTGGCAGGTGCGAACCGAGATCAAGGCGGACCTCACCTGCGTCAGCGTCGCCGCCGCCTCGGTCCTCGCCAAGGTCTACCGTGACAACCTGATGACCGCACTCGATCCCGACTTCCCCCAGTACGCATTCGCCTCCGCCGTCGGCTACCCCTCCCCCCAACACCGCCGGGCCTTGGCCGACCTCGGCCCCACGCGGCACCACCGCATGTCCTGGAGCTATCTCGACGACCTGCCCCAGTGGCGCCACCTCCGCAAACCCCGCCCGGGCCCCCAAGGCCAGAGCGCACTGTTCTGA
- a CDS encoding AAA family ATPase codes for MARDERPRTTEVPSNSAMERMRVRYSGLTLGGKLAVAGAVLVAVAVAALFADVALLPALLVTAVVLGVVAALMRFPDAVGAVGVSLVWIVIAHVVFQISLGYASSWILVLALLPLPVALIASRIPGHPTWHTTLLSLACALIVGLASVVFGMAVTAVVPDHEGVPPAAVVILAFAAAGVVLVWRGISGRHLAAEERRRRQRSESAGGADPTAPGAPAGSGQSGADPSDAGPAKRKSGRTATSSGERQRERAGSSTGSTARGSDDETAVPVDEALAQLEAMVGLDPVKQQVRSLAAAIEAARLRADAGMAVEKPLRHLVFSGPPGTGKTSVARTIATIFHSFGLLPSAQVVEVQRADLVGEYLGATAIRTNEVIDRALGGVLFIDEAYALVNSGDGQPDRFGQEAVQTLLKRAEDDRDQLVVILAGYSEEMDRFLASNPGLASRFSTRVRFPGYTPDELIEISEGLFEQRGDELDDSVVPALRQRFDQAAQLGVIDDLGNGRFVRSLVERAAEARDVRVVTTSREGQAPAPEELVTVRDVDAIRAFEQLTEALSGYSKPPDLEEALAELDAMVGLEPVKRQVRSMTAQLRLARIRQERGLHNQPPMRHFVFVGPPGTGKTTVARVLGRIFAALGLLTRAEVVEASRADLVGEHLGATAIKTNKLIDSAVGGVLFVDEAYALSNPGYSGGDAFGAEAIQTLLKRAEDDRSRLVVVLAGYPDEMDRFLSTNSGLASRFNVRVSFPSYSPEELLRITETLAEQRGDTIEDRARDDLRQVFGYVCSEGWVDTLGNGRFARSLFEKACSARDLRVAEDVGDAADQEDLTVVTSADLREAYSELTQR; via the coding sequence ATGGCGCGCGACGAGCGGCCCCGGACCACCGAGGTTCCGTCGAACTCCGCGATGGAGAGAATGCGCGTCCGGTACAGCGGTCTCACCCTCGGCGGGAAGCTCGCGGTCGCCGGCGCCGTGCTCGTCGCGGTGGCGGTCGCGGCGCTGTTCGCGGATGTGGCGCTGCTACCGGCGCTGCTGGTGACGGCCGTCGTCCTGGGCGTGGTCGCGGCGTTGATGCGGTTTCCCGACGCGGTCGGCGCCGTGGGTGTGTCCCTCGTGTGGATCGTCATCGCTCACGTCGTGTTCCAGATCTCCCTGGGATACGCCTCCTCGTGGATTCTGGTCCTGGCGCTGCTTCCCCTGCCCGTCGCGCTGATCGCGAGTCGCATCCCGGGCCACCCGACCTGGCACACGACGCTGCTGAGTCTCGCCTGCGCCCTGATCGTCGGGCTGGCCTCCGTCGTATTCGGGATGGCCGTCACCGCGGTGGTCCCCGACCACGAGGGGGTCCCGCCCGCGGCGGTCGTCATCCTGGCGTTCGCCGCGGCGGGGGTGGTGCTGGTGTGGCGCGGGATATCCGGACGGCACCTCGCGGCCGAGGAGCGGCGCCGCCGTCAACGGTCCGAGAGTGCGGGGGGCGCCGATCCCACGGCCCCTGGGGCCCCGGCCGGTTCGGGCCAGTCCGGCGCCGACCCTTCCGACGCGGGGCCGGCGAAGAGGAAGAGCGGACGTACGGCGACGAGTTCGGGGGAGCGGCAGCGGGAGCGGGCCGGTTCGTCGACGGGGAGCACGGCCCGCGGCTCCGACGACGAGACCGCCGTCCCGGTGGACGAGGCCCTCGCCCAGTTGGAGGCGATGGTCGGGCTCGACCCGGTGAAGCAGCAGGTGCGTTCGTTGGCGGCGGCGATCGAGGCGGCCCGGCTGCGCGCCGACGCGGGGATGGCGGTGGAGAAGCCGCTGCGCCATCTGGTGTTCTCCGGTCCTCCGGGGACCGGGAAGACCAGTGTCGCCCGAACCATCGCGACGATCTTTCACTCCTTCGGTCTCCTGCCCAGCGCCCAGGTCGTGGAGGTGCAGCGCGCCGACCTCGTGGGGGAGTACCTCGGGGCCACGGCGATCCGCACGAACGAGGTCATCGACCGGGCGCTCGGGGGTGTCCTGTTCATCGACGAGGCCTACGCGTTGGTCAACTCCGGTGACGGCCAGCCCGACCGCTTCGGCCAGGAGGCGGTACAGACTCTGCTCAAGCGGGCCGAGGACGACCGGGACCAGCTCGTCGTCATCCTGGCCGGCTACTCCGAGGAGATGGACCGGTTCCTGGCCTCCAACCCCGGTCTCGCGTCGCGGTTCTCCACCCGAGTCCGCTTTCCCGGCTACACCCCGGACGAGCTGATCGAGATCTCCGAAGGACTGTTCGAGCAGCGGGGCGACGAGTTGGACGACAGCGTCGTCCCGGCGCTGCGCCAACGTTTTGACCAGGCGGCCCAGCTCGGTGTGATCGACGACCTCGGTAACGGCCGGTTCGTTCGTTCCCTGGTGGAGCGGGCGGCGGAGGCGCGGGACGTGCGGGTCGTGACCACGAGCCGCGAAGGCCAGGCCCCGGCGCCCGAGGAACTGGTCACCGTGCGCGACGTCGACGCGATCCGCGCCTTCGAGCAGCTCACCGAGGCCCTCTCTGGGTACAGCAAGCCGCCCGACCTCGAGGAGGCCCTCGCCGAGCTCGACGCCATGGTGGGCCTGGAACCCGTGAAGCGTCAGGTCCGGTCCATGACCGCCCAGTTGCGTCTGGCGCGGATACGTCAGGAGCGCGGGCTGCACAACCAGCCCCCCATGCGGCACTTCGTGTTCGTCGGCCCCCCGGGGACGGGAAAGACGACCGTGGCCCGCGTGCTCGGCCGCATCTTCGCGGCCCTGGGGTTGCTGACACGTGCCGAGGTGGTCGAGGCCAGTCGGGCCGACCTCGTGGGCGAGCACCTGGGCGCCACCGCGATCAAGACGAACAAGCTCATCGACTCCGCGGTGGGCGGCGTCCTGTTCGTCGACGAGGCCTACGCCTTGTCCAACCCCGGCTACAGCGGAGGTGACGCGTTCGGCGCCGAGGCGATCCAGACGTTGCTGAAGCGCGCCGAGGACGACCGGTCCCGCCTGGTCGTGGTCCTGGCCGGCTACCCAGACGAGATGGACCGGTTCCTGTCGACCAACTCGGGCCTCGCCTCCCGGTTCAACGTGCGGGTCTCGTTCCCGAGCTACTCCCCCGAGGAGCTGTTGCGGATCACCGAGACATTGGCCGAGCAGCGCGGTGACACCATCGAGGACAGGGCCCGGGACGATCTGCGCCAGGTGTTCGGCTACGTGTGCTCCGAGGGCTGGGTCGACACTCTCGGCAACGGTCGCTTCGCCAGGTCCCTGTTCGAGAAGGCCTGTTCCGCGCGTGACCTCCGGGTCGCCGAGGACGTCGGGGACGCCGCCGACCAGGAGGATCTCACGGTGGTCACGAGCGCTGACCTCCGGGAGGCCTACAGCGAGCTCACTCAGCGTTAA
- a CDS encoding nucleotidyltransferase family protein — protein sequence MSASPEPPAREAVILAGGRATRLRPYTDTRPKAMVEIAGRPIIDYQLEWLASYGVEHVVVSCGHMADVLRGHLEETTGDRHPRPETTVVVEEEPLGRGGGLRYAAGALRDPNRAFYALNGDVLTWFPLDDFSAFHTKHGGTVSVALAAFRTSWGIVDAEESGRIRGFTQSPILPYWINAGIYLAEPELVGLLPERGDHETTTFPELAQQGRLFGYRIEGFWRGVDTVKDVEEASAQIALLEGTAHDLRGHPTA from the coding sequence ATGAGTGCCTCCCCCGAGCCGCCGGCCCGCGAGGCGGTCATCCTCGCCGGTGGCCGCGCTACGCGCCTTCGTCCCTACACCGACACCCGTCCCAAGGCCATGGTGGAGATCGCCGGCCGCCCCATCATCGATTACCAACTGGAGTGGTTGGCGTCGTACGGCGTCGAGCACGTGGTCGTCTCCTGTGGACACATGGCCGACGTCCTGCGGGGCCACCTCGAGGAGACGACCGGGGACCGGCATCCTCGCCCCGAGACCACGGTCGTGGTCGAGGAGGAGCCGCTGGGCCGTGGCGGTGGGCTACGGTACGCGGCGGGGGCGCTGCGGGATCCGAACCGTGCCTTCTACGCCCTGAACGGCGATGTCCTCACCTGGTTCCCGCTCGACGACTTCAGCGCGTTCCACACCAAGCACGGCGGGACGGTGAGCGTCGCCCTGGCCGCCTTCCGCACGAGCTGGGGGATCGTGGACGCGGAGGAGTCCGGACGGATTCGGGGTTTCACGCAGAGCCCGATCCTGCCCTACTGGATCAACGCGGGAATCTACCTGGCCGAACCCGAACTGGTGGGCCTCCTGCCCGAGCGCGGCGACCACGAGACGACCACGTTTCCCGAACTCGCCCAGCAGGGCCGCCTGTTCGGATACCGGATCGAGGGGTTCTGGCGCGGGGTGGACACGGTGAAGGACGTGGAGGAGGCGAGCGCCCAGATCGCGTTGCTGGAGGGGACCGCTCACGACCTCAGAGGTCATCCAACCGCTTGA
- a CDS encoding SpoIIE family protein phosphatase, translated as MPESARLASLVEDVSIGVGVFDADMRCLKLNDTFRVMCEIADPTELVGRTLDAALPEASACPHMAALSEVVGGARVASSEHHGTASDRHWLVSWFPLSSAHDDDRGVAVAVAIDVTDRHRAEVALRRSEERHQALLAAANQMVWAATPSGQVTEDCPQWRAITGQDLDEYLGDGWLDAVHPDDVDAVREAWRDAVAEGEVFEHTFRVRTRSGEPRHYRARCVPLVRDGRLAEWVGTHTDVTTQHEADEMRHRLTHQLSEAALRTVRLQKATSGLAEALTVDQVVQTISEIARTEAGVDRVGVALLDSQRIRFRALTPGAVSETAPVADGEAHEPPEVRLDQPGVVANAVRERRTVVVGSRGELLHLLGGGDSIREFLRHTDEQAWVGLPLLSAGSPIGAVRFAFRAPRNVSDEERVFLEALAGQCSLALERAEMFEREHRTAEALQRSLLPQKLPTVPGIGFAAFYRSGTEYVQVGGDWYDAFPLPDGRVAAVLGDVMGKGVKAATGMSRVRNALRALALNGPEPADVLSGLDRMFLATEADEQVTTLAYWVLDPGTGHGHMGNAGHLPALIVGPGGAPRLADTPAGTPLGMPSEREQEILVVPPGNTAVLYSDGLVENRKRGLSAGLDRLVEVASRAPTEVVGDPQELLDYLVGSMLEGYNQDDDVTLLAVHVPVL; from the coding sequence ATGCCGGAGTCGGCGCGGCTCGCTTCGCTGGTGGAGGACGTGTCGATCGGCGTCGGTGTGTTCGACGCCGACATGCGCTGTCTGAAGCTCAACGACACCTTCCGGGTGATGTGCGAGATCGCCGACCCGACCGAACTGGTTGGTCGGACCCTGGACGCCGCCCTTCCGGAGGCGTCGGCCTGCCCACATATGGCGGCGCTGTCGGAGGTGGTGGGCGGCGCGCGGGTCGCCAGCAGTGAGCACCACGGGACCGCGTCCGACCGTCACTGGCTGGTGTCGTGGTTCCCGCTCTCCTCGGCGCACGACGACGACAGGGGAGTGGCCGTCGCGGTCGCCATCGACGTCACCGATCGTCACCGCGCCGAGGTCGCGCTGCGTCGCAGCGAGGAACGCCACCAGGCACTGTTGGCCGCGGCGAACCAGATGGTCTGGGCGGCGACCCCGTCGGGTCAGGTGACCGAGGACTGTCCACAGTGGCGCGCGATCACCGGCCAGGACCTCGACGAGTACCTCGGCGACGGCTGGCTGGACGCGGTGCACCCCGATGACGTCGACGCCGTGCGGGAGGCGTGGCGGGACGCGGTCGCCGAGGGCGAGGTCTTCGAGCACACGTTCCGGGTGCGCACACGCAGTGGTGAGCCGCGCCACTATCGGGCGCGGTGCGTCCCGCTGGTGCGCGACGGACGACTCGCAGAATGGGTGGGTACGCACACCGACGTCACCACCCAGCACGAGGCCGACGAGATGCGTCATCGGCTCACGCACCAGCTCAGTGAGGCGGCGCTGCGCACCGTGCGGTTGCAGAAGGCGACGTCCGGTCTCGCCGAGGCGCTCACCGTCGACCAGGTGGTGCAGACGATCTCCGAGATCGCCCGCACCGAGGCTGGGGTCGACCGGGTCGGCGTCGCTCTTCTGGACAGCCAACGCATCCGGTTTCGCGCGCTGACCCCCGGGGCTGTCTCCGAGACGGCGCCGGTCGCCGACGGTGAGGCACACGAACCGCCCGAGGTACGGCTGGACCAGCCCGGTGTGGTGGCCAACGCGGTGCGGGAACGCCGCACGGTGGTCGTGGGGTCCCGGGGGGAGCTGCTGCACCTCCTCGGCGGGGGCGACTCGATCCGGGAGTTCCTGCGCCATACCGACGAACAGGCCTGGGTCGGCCTGCCCCTCCTCAGCGCTGGATCGCCGATCGGTGCCGTGCGGTTCGCGTTCCGGGCGCCACGGAACGTCTCCGACGAGGAGCGTGTCTTCCTGGAGGCGTTGGCCGGCCAGTGCTCTCTCGCGTTGGAACGCGCGGAGATGTTCGAACGTGAGCACCGCACGGCGGAGGCCCTGCAGCGCAGTCTCCTGCCGCAGAAACTTCCCACGGTCCCAGGTATCGGTTTCGCGGCTTTCTACCGTTCCGGTACTGAGTACGTCCAGGTCGGTGGCGACTGGTACGACGCCTTCCCGCTGCCCGACGGTCGGGTGGCGGCGGTGCTGGGCGATGTGATGGGCAAGGGGGTGAAGGCGGCGACCGGGATGAGTCGGGTCCGCAACGCCCTGCGCGCTCTCGCGCTGAACGGTCCCGAACCCGCAGACGTCCTCAGCGGTCTGGACCGGATGTTCCTGGCGACCGAGGCCGACGAGCAGGTCACGACGCTCGCGTACTGGGTTCTGGACCCCGGAACGGGACACGGTCACATGGGCAACGCCGGACACCTTCCGGCGCTCATCGTGGGCCCGGGCGGCGCGCCACGATTGGCCGACACGCCGGCGGGAACACCTTTGGGCATGCCATCGGAACGAGAACAAGAAATTCTTGTCGTCCCACCCGGTAACACCGCGGTGCTCTACTCCGATGGACTAGTAGAGAACCGAAAGCGTGGGCTCAGCGCGGGACTCGACCGGCTGGTCGAGGTCGCCTCCCGCGCCCCGACGGAGGTGGTGGGGGATCCACAGGAGTTGCTCGACTATCTTGTCGGGAGCATGCTCGAAGGCTACAACCAGGACGACGACGTCACCCTGCTCGCCGTCCACGTTCCGGTCTTGTAG
- a CDS encoding RNA polymerase sigma factor, with translation MRRAFEEAEIPMSQAQAVLRSLSKEGVTVVVGAAESAPERRRSARRKAAEGSKRAAAAQRRTGTVTAVVDQDAGGESAGTTGAAAKPAKPAKPAKSQTKKRSAGKAAPAAAETAAQPAGTESEGLAEPGEPQDLAADSHDDPTGLELEVTDTDTDDSGVELEIVEDNDSGPLEAVDGPVAGSGVVPEAVGMPEKAAANTSEEEAFVLYEDDDDAPAAQVVAAGATADPVKDYLKQIGKVPLLNAEQEVELAKRIEAGLFAEEKLAEDGRGLPSEAWEELDWIAEDGRRAKNHLLEANLRLVVSLAKRYTGRGMLFLDLIQEGNLGLIRAVEKFDYTKGYKFSTYATWWIRQAITRAMADQARTIRIPVHMVEVINKLARVQRQMLQDLGREPTPEELAKELDMTPEKVVEVQKYGREPISLHTPLGEDGDSEFGDLIEDSEAIQPGEAVSFTLLQEQLHSVLDTLSEREAGVVSMRFGLTDGQPKTLDEIGKVYGVTRERIRQIESKTMSKLRHPSRSQVLRDYLD, from the coding sequence GTGCGCCGGGCCTTCGAAGAGGCTGAGATCCCCATGTCGCAGGCCCAGGCGGTGCTGCGCAGCCTCAGCAAGGAAGGCGTGACCGTTGTCGTCGGCGCCGCCGAGTCCGCGCCGGAACGTCGGCGTTCGGCACGGCGCAAGGCCGCCGAGGGCTCCAAGCGTGCCGCCGCCGCGCAGCGTCGGACCGGGACGGTCACGGCCGTCGTGGACCAGGACGCTGGCGGGGAGTCGGCCGGGACGACCGGTGCCGCGGCGAAGCCCGCGAAGCCGGCCAAGCCCGCCAAGTCCCAGACCAAGAAGCGTTCCGCCGGGAAGGCGGCCCCCGCCGCCGCCGAGACCGCCGCGCAGCCCGCCGGGACCGAGTCTGAGGGTCTCGCCGAGCCGGGTGAGCCGCAGGACCTCGCCGCCGACTCCCACGACGACCCCACGGGTCTCGAGCTCGAGGTGACCGACACCGACACCGACGACTCCGGTGTCGAGCTGGAGATCGTCGAAGACAACGACAGCGGGCCGCTGGAAGCAGTGGACGGCCCGGTCGCGGGCTCCGGCGTGGTTCCCGAAGCCGTGGGAATGCCGGAGAAGGCCGCCGCCAACACCTCCGAGGAGGAGGCGTTCGTCCTCTACGAGGACGACGACGACGCCCCCGCCGCGCAGGTCGTGGCGGCCGGTGCGACGGCCGACCCCGTCAAGGACTACCTGAAGCAGATCGGTAAGGTTCCGCTGCTCAACGCGGAGCAGGAGGTCGAGCTCGCCAAGCGGATCGAGGCGGGTCTCTTCGCGGAGGAGAAGCTCGCGGAGGACGGTCGGGGACTTCCCTCCGAGGCGTGGGAGGAACTCGACTGGATCGCCGAGGACGGCCGGCGGGCGAAGAACCACCTGCTGGAGGCCAACCTTCGTCTGGTGGTGTCCCTCGCCAAGCGCTACACCGGGCGCGGCATGCTGTTCCTGGACCTGATCCAGGAAGGCAACCTGGGCCTGATCCGCGCCGTGGAGAAGTTCGACTACACCAAGGGCTACAAGTTCTCCACCTACGCGACGTGGTGGATCCGCCAGGCCATCACCCGAGCGATGGCCGACCAGGCCCGCACCATCCGGATTCCGGTGCACATGGTCGAGGTCATCAACAAGCTCGCCCGGGTGCAGCGCCAGATGCTGCAGGACCTCGGGCGTGAGCCCACGCCGGAGGAGTTGGCCAAGGAACTGGACATGACCCCGGAGAAGGTGGTCGAGGTCCAGAAGTACGGTCGGGAACCCATCTCGTTGCACACCCCGCTCGGCGAGGACGGCGACAGCGAGTTCGGTGACCTGATCGAGGACTCCGAGGCGATCCAGCCGGGTGAGGCGGTCAGTTTCACCTTGCTGCAGGAGCAGCTTCACTCCGTGCTGGACACCCTGTCGGAACGTGAGGCGGGCGTGGTGTCGATGCGCTTCGGCCTCACCGACGGTCAACCCAAGACGCTGGACGAGATCGGCAAGGTCTACGGCGTCACCCGTGAGCGGATACGGCAGATAGAGAGTAAGACGATGTCCAAGCTTCGGCATCCGTCTCGCTCCCAAGTGCTTCGCGACTACCTCGACTGA